The segment TCGCTCAACGGATCAATCGCCGCATCCTCGTCGCCTGCCTTCCGCCGGCGCGTGATCTGATCGCGGATGTCCTGCGGCAAGGTCGCCTCAGCGCGGTCGACGTAAGCGCCTGCCTGGGCCCGCGCCTGAGCACGCTCCTGACCGTCGGCGAAGCTCAGCGTCACCTGCCCGATGCGCTTGGTCACCACCGACGATCCGCCCCGCAGCACTACGGAATAATAGGGCAATGTGACCTGACGCGCGCCCCGCGTGTCGATGCGCCGGGCGAGGACGTCGAACGTCGCATTCGAATACACCCTGTCGCCGCCGGTCGCATCGTCGCAAGTGGACCGCAGGTTAGTGATCGCCGCCGTCAGGTCGATGTTCGCTGCACTGGTATCTCCCGGCACGCGAAAGACAGTGATATCGCCGGTGTAGTTGGGCACACCGACGGCCGGGCACACCGTGCGGATCGCCGAAATGCCGACACCCTGATCCACCACCAGTTCACCAGCGGTCTTGCAGCCGGCCAGCGCGATACCCATCGTCAGGAAGACAGCAAGGCGAAGGCGATTGATCATGTTCGGCACGGTCCCGGTTGTCATTGCAGCCGCCGCCCTAGCGGCGCACGCGGCGAAGCGCTAGGGGGCGACCGATGAACGCGCGCTTGCAACCCTCCCGCTCCGCTGACCAGCGCAAGCCCCTGCAGTTGCTGATCGCCGCACCGCGCGGTTTCTGCGCCGGCGTCGAGCGCGCGATCGAGATCGTCGAACGCGCGATCGAGCGGTACGGCGTGCCCGTCTACGTCCGGCACGAGATCGTTCACAACCAGTACGTCGTCGATGCCCTCAAGGCGCAGGGCGCCATCTTCGTGGAAGAACTGGACGAGGTGCCTGACGGTGCCCCGGTCGTGTTCAGCGCCCACGGCGTGCCCAAATCGGTACCCGTGGAAGCGCAGCGGCGCACGATGACGTGGGTCGATGCAACCTGCCCGCTGGTGAGCAAGGTGCACCGCCAGGCTGAACGTCAGGTAGAGGCCGGACGGCATATTCTGTTCATCGGCCACCGGGGTCACCCGGAAGTGATCGGCACCATGGGTCAGGTGCCCGAAGGATCGATCACCCTCGTCGAAACCCTCACCGATGTCGGCACGCTGAATTTCCCCCCTGACCTGCCGCTCGCGTTCCTGACCCAGACGACCCTGTCGGTCGATGACACGCGAGAGATCGTTGCTGCGCTACAGGCCCGGTTCCCGGACATCGTGGGTCCAAAGGCGGAAGACATCTGCTACGCCACCTCGAACCGTCAGGCCGCGGTCAAGGCAATTGCCCCCGGCAGCGATCTGGTGCTGGTGATCGGTGCCACCAACTCGTCTAATTCGGTCCGCCTGGTAGAGGTTGCCATGCGCATGGGCACCGATGCCAGGTTGATCCAGCGGGCGAGCGACATCGACCCGGCTTGGCTTGACGGCGTGGGCACGGTCGGCCTCACGGCGGGCGCCTCGGCTCCTGAAAAGCTGGTGCGCGAAGTGGTCGAGCAGCTTGCCCAGTGGCGCACTGTCGAAGAACGCACCATCGTCACCACTGAGGAGAAGATGGTGTTCAAGCTGCCTCGCCAGCTGATCGACTAGTGGCGGTCTACACGCACCTGGGGGCAGAAGATCTGGCATCACTGATCGCCGAGTACGATGTCGGTGGGCTGATTTCCGCGAAAGGCATTGCCGAGGGGATCTCGAACTCCAATTGGCTGATCGAAACCGAACGCGGGCGGTATATCCTGACGATGTACGAACGGCGCATCGACCTGGCGGACCTGCCGTTCTTTCTTGGCCTGCTCGACCATCTGTCGGAACGGGGCTGTGCCGTGCCGCGCACCATCCACGACCGGACAGGCGCCGCGTGGCGGGAGATGGGCGGCAAGGCGGTGGCGCTGATCGAGTTTCTGCCCGGCGTGTCGGTCGATCGGCCCACGGCGGCGCAAGCTCACGCAGTCGGCGCGGCCCTGGCCCGGGTGCACCTGGCGGCGCGGGATTTCGCGCTCGAACGCGACAATGCGCTGGGGGTGGCGCAAACGGCCGGCACCCTCGCGCACTACAACGCCATGGCCCTCGGCCGGATTGATCCGGCGCTGCCCGGGGTCGTCGCCGTCGCAACGGATGTGCGCGATCGCTGGCCGGGCGATCTGCCGCGTTCGGTTTGCCATACCGATCTGTTTCCCGATAACGTCCTGATGCTGGGCGACGCCGTCAGCGGGATGATCGACTTCTATTTCGCCTGCAACGAGGCGATGGCATACGATCTGGCGGTCACGCACGCAGCGTGGAGTTTCGACCGCCGGGGCAGCAATTTCGCACCCGCGATCGGCGCGGCTCTGATCGACGGTTACGATGCGGTGCGGCCGCTGCAGGATGATGAACGCGCCGCGCTTCCGGTGCTTGCACAAGGCGCGTGCCTGCGCTTCGTGGCCAGCCGTGCCGAGGATTGGCTCGACACCCCGGCCGACGCGCTCGTGACCAGGAAGGATCCGATGGACTACGTGCGGCGCTTGAATTTTTATGCCGAGGCGGGGCAAGGCGCATTCGCATCATGAAGCAGGTTGAAATCTTCACAGACGGGGCCTGCAAGGGCAACCCGGGACCCGGCGGCTGGGGCGCGCTGCTGCGCATGGGCGCACATGAGAAGGAATTATCGGGCGGAGACCCGGCAACGACCAACAACCGCATGGAACTGACCGCGGCCATCAGGGCGCTCGAGGCGCTGATCGAACCGTGCGCGATCAAACTCCATTCCGACAGCAAGTACGTGCTCGATGGAATCACCAAGTGGGTTCACGGCTGGCAGAAGAACGGGTGGAAGAACGCCAGCAAGCAGCCCGTTCGCAATGCCGATCTGTGGCATGAGCTGATTGCCGCCGCCAGGCCGCATCAGGTCGAGTGGGTGTGGGTGAAGGGGCATAGCGGCCACGCGGAAAACGACCGGGTCGATGCGCTCGCCTGTGCGGCTGCCGAGCAGGCTGGACGGCGTTAAAACCGCGCCGGATCGTAGAGGCCCGCGTCCAGCTCCGCAGTCATGGCGTCGCGCGGTAGATCCAGCAGCAGCTGTGCGGCCAGACGCGCCGCCGCCGGCGCGGTCTGAATGCCGAACCCGCCTTGCCCGGCGAACCAGAACAGACCCTCGACCGCCGGATCGTAGCCATAGACTGGCAGCCGGTCGGGTGCGAACGATCGCAGCCCTGCCCACTTGCGCTCCACTGCCGCCACGCGCCAGTCGACAACGGTTTCGAACCGGGCAATCGCTTCAGCCACGGCGAGTTCTTCGGGCGCTGCATCGCACGGCGGCGATGGTTCTTCGTCATGCGGGCTCAACCACAGCCGGCCGCTTTCCGGCTTGAAATAGAACCGGCCAGCGATGTCGAGCACCAGCGGCAGGGTGGCGGGCGGCGCGGGGTCCGTGCGCAGCTGGGCGACCGTCCGCCGCAGTGGCTGGATGCCCTTGGGCCGAGCACCTACTAGCGCGGCGAACGTATCGGCCCACGCGCCGGCTGCGTTGGCCACCACTCCGGCGCTGAAGCGCTCATTATGCGCATCTGTCAGTATCCAGCCGGCTTCCGTGCGCTCCGCACCGACGATTTGTGCGCGGGTAGCCAAGTGGACGCCGCTTTTACGCGCAGCAGCGAGATAATGCTGGTGCAGCGCGCTGACATCGATGTCGGCGCAGGCAGGCTCCCACACCGCTCCTACCCACTCGGGGCGCAATCCGGACAGATGCGCTGTCAGCCCCTCCCGGTCGAGGCGTTCGATGTGGACTCCGCTGCCTTCGAAGCGCTCCATGAACGCGTCGAGCGCGGGCGCTTCGTCTTCCCGGCCGATATACAGCGCACCACGGGGGCTGAGGAACCCGTTGTCTCGCAACCAGGGCCCGGATGCGAGCGTCAGCGGGACGACGTCCGGACCGCCATAGCACTCCTCCCAAAACGCCGCGGACCGCCCGGTGGTGTGATAGCCGGGCTGATCCTCGGCCTCGATCAGCACGACGCTCTGCGCACCCTGCGCCGCCAGTTCTGCGGCAAGGCTGGCGCCAGCAATGCCCGCGCCGACAACCGCGATGTCGAACCCTGCCGTCATCCGGAGATCCGGTCGAGAAATGCATCGATCGAGGTCATGGCTCGTGTGCGGACAGCGTCGGACTCCCTCAGGATTTCGTGCCGCGCCTCTGGCCCGAATGTCACCAATTCGACATTCGGCAGACGGGCCGCCGCATCAGCGACGGCGCGAAAGGCCACCAGCTTGTCCTCGCGCGCCGCCAGCATCAGCGTCGGCACGGCGACCGCTTCAAGCACGCCCGGTCTCAGCAAGCTTCGCATGGAGGCGGAGGCCCGCTCCACCCAGCCCCAGCTTCCCGGACCCATGACGAGGTCGGGCCGCTGCTGGCGCCAGTATAACTCATCTGCATACCGGGCAGGATCGTGCGTGAGCAGGTGCTCCCGCGAGGCGGGCGGCTCGCCCGGTTTTTCGCTCCACTTCCAGGCAGGGCGGCGTGCGTCGCCCAGCGCAACCATCACTCGCGCAAGCGCGTGTGTCACGCCCGTCGGCAGCCGTCCGGCCAACCCCAGCATCGGCGCGACAAGCACCAGGCCATCAGGCTGCACCGCCCTTTCGGCAGTTGCGCGCAATGCGAGATGCGCTCCCATCGAGTGGCCGGCCAAGACGTGGGGGCCAGGCGTCTCGGCAGACCACTGCGCCCACAGCGCTGCGAGATCCGCGACCCACACGGCGAAATCCTCGATATGCCCGGTGACGGCATCGACACCCAACCGGCCGGAGCCGGCCTGGCCGCGCCAGTCGGCGGCGGTGACCCGCCAGCCCCTGCTCTGCCAGTGAACCAGTGCTTCCAGGTATTTCTCGAAGAAATCGCCGCGACCGCCGAGAAACAGGATGGATCCGCGCGGCTCGTCTTGCGGCAGGTCGATGCGGCGAACCCTATGGCCGTCCGGCGCGATCCATAGACTTTCCTGCGCGTCTGCAGGGATCGCACGGCGATCGGCCGAAACGCCGGCAGGGGCTTTGGCTTGGCTAATGGGGACCCTCCGGCTGTGGTTACTTTTTGGTAAGCCATGCGCGCTAACACTGAAGCTTCGGGACCCTTTGCGGGTCTTTGGGGGCTTACTCAATGTTGGGCGGATATCTGCAATACGGGCTGCTCGTAGCCTTGGCAATTGCGCTGCTGGTTGCCGCGGTGACCGATTGGCGCCGGCGCCAGATCGACAACTGGCTCAACCTCACGATCGCTTTGACCG is part of the Altererythrobacter sp. TH136 genome and harbors:
- a CDS encoding FAD-dependent oxidoreductase is translated as MTAGFDIAVVGAGIAGASLAAELAAQGAQSVVLIEAEDQPGYHTTGRSAAFWEECYGGPDVVPLTLASGPWLRDNGFLSPRGALYIGREDEAPALDAFMERFEGSGVHIERLDREGLTAHLSGLRPEWVGAVWEPACADIDVSALHQHYLAAARKSGVHLATRAQIVGAERTEAGWILTDAHNERFSAGVVANAAGAWADTFAALVGARPKGIQPLRRTVAQLRTDPAPPATLPLVLDIAGRFYFKPESGRLWLSPHDEEPSPPCDAAPEELAVAEAIARFETVVDWRVAAVERKWAGLRSFAPDRLPVYGYDPAVEGLFWFAGQGGFGIQTAPAAARLAAQLLLDLPRDAMTAELDAGLYDPARF
- the ispH gene encoding 4-hydroxy-3-methylbut-2-enyl diphosphate reductase, yielding MNARLQPSRSADQRKPLQLLIAAPRGFCAGVERAIEIVERAIERYGVPVYVRHEIVHNQYVVDALKAQGAIFVEELDEVPDGAPVVFSAHGVPKSVPVEAQRRTMTWVDATCPLVSKVHRQAERQVEAGRHILFIGHRGHPEVIGTMGQVPEGSITLVETLTDVGTLNFPPDLPLAFLTQTTLSVDDTREIVAALQARFPDIVGPKAEDICYATSNRQAAVKAIAPGSDLVLVIGATNSSNSVRLVEVAMRMGTDARLIQRASDIDPAWLDGVGTVGLTAGASAPEKLVREVVEQLAQWRTVEERTIVTTEEKMVFKLPRQLID
- the rnhA gene encoding ribonuclease HI is translated as MKQVEIFTDGACKGNPGPGGWGALLRMGAHEKELSGGDPATTNNRMELTAAIRALEALIEPCAIKLHSDSKYVLDGITKWVHGWQKNGWKNASKQPVRNADLWHELIAAARPHQVEWVWVKGHSGHAENDRVDALACAAAEQAGRR
- a CDS encoding alpha/beta hydrolase, producing the protein MSKPPKTRKGSRSFSVSAHGLPKSNHSRRVPISQAKAPAGVSADRRAIPADAQESLWIAPDGHRVRRIDLPQDEPRGSILFLGGRGDFFEKYLEALVHWQSRGWRVTAADWRGQAGSGRLGVDAVTGHIEDFAVWVADLAALWAQWSAETPGPHVLAGHSMGAHLALRATAERAVQPDGLVLVAPMLGLAGRLPTGVTHALARVMVALGDARRPAWKWSEKPGEPPASREHLLTHDPARYADELYWRQQRPDLVMGPGSWGWVERASASMRSLLRPGVLEAVAVPTLMLAAREDKLVAFRAVADAAARLPNVELVTFGPEARHEILRESDAVRTRAMTSIDAFLDRISG
- the thrB gene encoding homoserine kinase: MAVYTHLGAEDLASLIAEYDVGGLISAKGIAEGISNSNWLIETERGRYILTMYERRIDLADLPFFLGLLDHLSERGCAVPRTIHDRTGAAWREMGGKAVALIEFLPGVSVDRPTAAQAHAVGAALARVHLAARDFALERDNALGVAQTAGTLAHYNAMALGRIDPALPGVVAVATDVRDRWPGDLPRSVCHTDLFPDNVLMLGDAVSGMIDFYFACNEAMAYDLAVTHAAWSFDRRGSNFAPAIGAALIDGYDAVRPLQDDERAALPVLAQGACLRFVASRAEDWLDTPADALVTRKDPMDYVRRLNFYAEAGQGAFAS